A genome region from Brooklawnia propionicigenes includes the following:
- the gatC gene encoding Asp-tRNA(Asn)/Glu-tRNA(Gln) amidotransferase subunit GatC — MALTAQDVARLADLARIELTEEELARLAPQLDVILTSVASVAEVAEADVPPMSHAVPLVNVFREDQVRPSFPASAMLAAAPAVEDGQFRVPRILDLEQ; from the coding sequence GTGGCTTTGACCGCGCAGGACGTCGCGAGGCTGGCCGATCTGGCCCGCATCGAACTGACTGAGGAGGAACTGGCCCGGCTGGCTCCGCAACTGGATGTGATTCTGACCTCGGTGGCCAGTGTTGCCGAGGTCGCTGAGGCGGACGTGCCACCGATGTCGCATGCAGTACCTCTGGTCAACGTCTTCCGGGAGGACCAGGTGCGTCCGAGTTTCCCGGCCTCTGCCATGCTGGCGGCAGCGCCGGCCGTCGAGGACGGTCAGTTCCGCGTCCCGCGCATCTTGGATCTGGAGCAGTGA
- a CDS encoding sugar porter family MFS transporter has translation MSTARSSSIIRPLPIWAVALIATLGSLLFGYDTGVISGALPFMAHPVDQGGLGLSDVAEGIITAALPIGAAFGSVFGGNLSDRYGRRRMLLWLAIIFFVGAVGAALSPTVHFLAFFRVVLGLAVGGASTTVPVYLAEVSPAERRGSIVAVDQVMIVTGQLLAYTNNALIAHLYGESSSWRWMLLLASIPAIGLWVGMRLMPESPRWYVAQNREADARRSLERVAAEHVDAQIDEIRSTIDKSDSQESLGWAALRRPWVLRIVVIGMGLSVIQQITGVNAIMYYAPRILESTGIGTNAALTATIANGVISVLAALVGLLLVRRLPRKKLLALGQSLIIFSLLGIGVISLVTDGQGATWLVLALMLVFLTGQQGAVSPVTWVMISEVFPLRIRGLGVGLSVLVQWLANALITFSFPVLLGLVGLGPVFMTFAVLNVVALVLAARKLPETSNRTLEEIEQLMAARVEMPAAEAS, from the coding sequence ATGTCGACGGCCAGAAGCAGTTCTATCATTCGTCCGCTACCGATCTGGGCGGTCGCGCTGATCGCGACGCTGGGCAGCCTGCTGTTCGGCTACGACACCGGTGTGATCTCCGGCGCGCTGCCATTCATGGCTCATCCCGTCGACCAGGGCGGCCTCGGCCTGAGCGATGTCGCAGAGGGCATCATCACCGCTGCGCTGCCGATCGGTGCCGCCTTCGGTTCGGTCTTCGGCGGCAACCTGTCCGACCGTTACGGACGCCGCCGCATGCTGCTGTGGCTGGCGATCATCTTCTTCGTCGGCGCCGTCGGCGCCGCGTTGTCGCCGACCGTGCACTTCCTGGCGTTCTTCCGGGTCGTGCTGGGTCTGGCCGTGGGCGGTGCGTCCACGACCGTGCCCGTTTACCTGGCCGAGGTTTCACCGGCCGAGCGGCGCGGCTCGATCGTGGCGGTCGATCAGGTCATGATCGTCACCGGGCAGCTGCTGGCCTACACCAACAACGCGCTCATTGCGCACCTGTACGGCGAATCGTCGTCGTGGCGGTGGATGCTGCTGCTCGCCTCGATCCCAGCTATCGGCTTGTGGGTCGGCATGCGGTTGATGCCGGAATCGCCGCGCTGGTACGTCGCGCAGAACCGCGAGGCCGATGCTCGCCGCTCGCTGGAACGGGTCGCTGCGGAGCATGTCGACGCTCAGATCGATGAGATCCGCTCGACGATCGACAAGAGCGACTCGCAGGAATCTCTCGGCTGGGCCGCGCTGCGCCGGCCCTGGGTGCTGCGGATCGTGGTGATCGGTATGGGTTTGTCGGTGATCCAGCAGATCACCGGCGTGAACGCGATCATGTACTACGCGCCGCGCATTCTGGAATCGACGGGCATCGGGACCAACGCCGCACTGACCGCGACCATCGCCAACGGTGTCATCAGCGTGCTGGCGGCGCTGGTCGGCCTGCTGCTGGTGCGCCGGCTGCCGCGCAAGAAGCTGCTGGCCCTGGGCCAGTCGCTGATCATCTTCTCGCTGCTCGGCATCGGCGTGATCTCCCTTGTCACCGACGGGCAGGGAGCCACCTGGCTGGTGCTGGCGCTGATGCTGGTCTTCCTCACCGGCCAGCAGGGCGCGGTCTCCCCGGTGACCTGGGTGATGATCTCGGAGGTCTTCCCGCTGCGCATTCGCGGGCTGGGCGTCGGCCTGTCGGTGCTGGTGCAGTGGCTGGCCAATGCACTGATCACCTTCAGCTTCCCGGTGCTGCTCGGCCTGGTCGGTCTCGGCCCGGTCTTCATGACCTTCGCGGTGCTCAATGTGGTCGCCCTGGTGCTGGCCGCCCGGAAGCTGCCGGAAACCTCGAACCGGACCCTGGAGGAGATCGAGCAGCTGATGGCCGCCCGCGTGGAGATGCCTGCGGCCGAGGCGTCTTGA
- a CDS encoding amino acid-binding protein translates to MFLLRIQMPDRSGALGQVATAIGSVGADIHLIEVVDKASSQTVIDDFLLQLSSDTLPEDLVSACLQLEGVQVLWLSRYPDGYGIESDVAIASEIGDNRDRALEVLLERVPQVFHAQWAAVVGVQEQKILMGTENAPQLGADQIAALEPFTTEHFSEMSEAWLPGWGSVALAVIPAGKDRLLVAARHGGPDFLESELYRLHHLVRLTRGSVADGGLAGPPTHPADE, encoded by the coding sequence ATGTTCTTGCTTCGAATCCAGATGCCTGATCGCTCCGGTGCTCTCGGTCAGGTGGCCACCGCTATCGGGTCGGTGGGTGCGGATATCCATCTGATCGAGGTCGTCGACAAGGCTTCATCGCAGACCGTCATCGACGATTTTCTGCTGCAGTTGTCCTCGGACACGCTGCCCGAGGACCTCGTGTCGGCCTGCCTGCAACTCGAAGGTGTGCAGGTGCTGTGGCTTTCCCGGTACCCCGACGGCTATGGCATCGAGTCGGACGTCGCCATTGCCAGCGAGATCGGCGACAATCGCGACCGCGCCCTCGAGGTCTTGCTGGAGCGGGTTCCCCAGGTCTTCCATGCCCAGTGGGCTGCGGTGGTCGGGGTCCAGGAGCAGAAGATCTTGATGGGCACCGAGAATGCGCCGCAGCTGGGTGCCGATCAGATCGCCGCCCTCGAGCCGTTCACCACCGAGCATTTCTCGGAGATGTCGGAGGCCTGGCTGCCGGGCTGGGGTTCGGTCGCGCTGGCGGTCATACCTGCCGGCAAGGACCGTCTGCTGGTGGCTGCCCGGCACGGCGGACCCGACTTCCTCGAATCCGAGCTCTACCGGCTGCACCATCTCGTCCGGCTCACCAGGGGTTCGGTCGCCGACGGCGGACTGGCCGGCCCGCCAACCCATCCTGCGGACGAATAG